One part of the Bacteroidia bacterium genome encodes these proteins:
- a CDS encoding DUF177 domain-containing protein, with translation MSKERNFLRKYSLNVARMKPGKNEEDFHIGPEFFDHFEVSPVKTGVVDAHLKMHKYGTHVDVVFQMRGWIELNCDRCGEPYEHEFEIEERIIYSFDSDMDFEGYEVMYVNSGEDKLDISQELYDFVQISIPLRKVPDTDVHLCAPDVLKALGLNERGEVKKIKQEKEEEEIDPRWAALKKLKDQNK, from the coding sequence ATGTCGAAAGAGCGCAACTTTTTGAGAAAATACTCCCTGAATGTTGCTCGTATGAAGCCAGGGAAAAATGAGGAGGACTTTCACATAGGCCCTGAGTTTTTTGATCATTTTGAGGTTTCGCCTGTAAAGACAGGAGTGGTTGATGCTCATTTGAAAATGCATAAATATGGCACCCATGTGGATGTCGTTTTTCAAATGCGGGGATGGATCGAACTAAATTGCGATCGTTGCGGAGAACCCTATGAGCATGAGTTTGAAATAGAGGAGCGCATCATTTATTCTTTTGATTCAGATATGGATTTTGAAGGATATGAAGTGATGTATGTGAATAGTGGAGAAGATAAACTTGACATCAGCCAGGAATTGTACGATTTTGTACAAATTTCTATTCCGCTGAGGAAGGTTCCGGATACAGATGTACACCTTTGTGCACCGGATGTTCTGAAAGCACTGGGATTGAATGAAAGAGGCGAAGTGAAGAAAATAAAGCAAGAAAAAGAGGAAGAAGAAATTGATCCTCGTTGGGCAGCTTTAAAGAAACTCAAGGATCAGAATAAATAG
- a CDS encoding C40 family peptidase, with product MPKMYVAREAVVPLRGNAAESAEMVSQVLFGEAVEKLEEEGNWYKVKMLSDGYEGWVNPRMLLPIDPKEYESYENWQYVLDGSLMLEDGSQMRIPLGVKIPVSSGQTDFDMAGHRWSMSKSLRTIDIQDFDKRVDIARYFFNIPYLWGGRSGFGIDCSGFSQMVYAMCGISIPRDSSKQALEGKTIPYGEHKAGDLAFFAKPQQSRVTHVGILIHLDHILHASGRLRKDRFEESGIIDIDSNQLTHKLIIIKRW from the coding sequence ATGCCAAAAATGTATGTTGCAAGAGAAGCTGTTGTACCCCTGCGGGGAAATGCCGCTGAGTCGGCAGAGATGGTGAGTCAGGTATTATTTGGAGAGGCGGTTGAAAAGCTGGAGGAAGAGGGGAACTGGTACAAAGTAAAAATGCTCTCTGACGGATATGAGGGTTGGGTAAATCCTCGTATGCTTTTGCCAATAGATCCTAAGGAATATGAATCCTATGAAAATTGGCAATACGTCTTAGATGGAAGTCTTATGCTCGAAGATGGAAGCCAGATGCGAATACCCCTGGGGGTAAAGATTCCAGTCAGTAGCGGCCAGACCGATTTTGACATGGCGGGTCATCGGTGGAGTATGTCCAAGAGTTTACGGACAATCGACATACAAGATTTTGACAAGCGGGTAGATATTGCCCGCTATTTTTTTAATATCCCTTACCTATGGGGAGGAAGATCGGGCTTTGGAATAGACTGTTCAGGCTTCAGCCAGATGGTTTATGCCATGTGTGGTATTTCTATTCCCAGGGACTCTTCGAAGCAAGCATTGGAGGGTAAAACGATTCCTTATGGCGAGCATAAGGCAGGCGATCTCGCATTTTTTGCCAAACCCCAACAAAGTCGGGTTACTCACGTAGGAATCCTTATACACCTCGATCATATACTCCACGCATCCGGAAGGCTGCGTAAAGACAGATTCGAAGAATCTGGGATCATTGATATTGATAGCAATCAATTGACACATAAACTTATTATCATAAAAAGATGGTAG
- a CDS encoding T9SS type A sorting domain-containing protein codes for MKKVLITLVSLLVLLVTLNNLHAQDKKGKHEVHVKVKKIINGKETMVDSTFTIDGDADLDEIMKILGKDMGELHEHNDGDVDVKVKRTKRIERRVIKEGKDGEKEVEVHVEVVGDEDEDGGVYIFKSDDGDEKKVKILIDEDVDVKDKNVFIMKSADGKIIEMDGEDKDVIIIKDGKVIDMKGEDSGKKVIRINVNKEGDEDGETMIWKSEDGKVIEIDGKGGEKKVIRINGDKDGETMIWKSEDGKVIEIDGDDGEEKVIRIKVDKDGGEKGESMIWKSEDGKVIEIDGDKVQKKEMVFIRKSGDGEGELDDEDIKKLLKEKGIDWEEMKADGATIKKSSNINVSINPINDEDKKALAGMGLAEKDYNGGLEISEMMMKVESGGPVMMQVATEESGHLTAVVRDTEGEVISKTVLKESSDAYKIYLNLDQSGSYFITLSQGGKSLTQKLVIKKA; via the coding sequence ATGAAAAAGGTACTCATTACCCTCGTGAGTCTATTAGTACTACTGGTAACTCTCAACAACCTCCATGCTCAGGACAAGAAAGGAAAGCATGAAGTTCATGTAAAAGTCAAGAAAATCATCAACGGAAAAGAAACTATGGTGGATTCAACCTTCACCATTGATGGAGATGCCGATCTGGACGAGATTATGAAGATACTTGGCAAGGATATGGGTGAATTACATGAGCATAATGACGGAGATGTTGATGTTAAAGTAAAAAGGACGAAACGAATTGAGCGCAGAGTCATCAAAGAAGGTAAAGACGGAGAGAAGGAAGTTGAGGTTCATGTAGAAGTTGTAGGTGATGAAGATGAGGATGGTGGCGTATACATTTTCAAATCAGATGATGGAGACGAAAAAAAGGTAAAAATTCTCATCGACGAAGATGTGGATGTAAAAGATAAGAATGTCTTCATCATGAAGAGCGCAGATGGAAAGATCATTGAAATGGATGGAGAAGATAAAGATGTGATTATCATCAAAGACGGAAAGGTCATTGACATGAAAGGAGAGGATAGTGGGAAGAAGGTAATCCGAATAAATGTGAACAAAGAGGGAGATGAAGATGGAGAGACTATGATTTGGAAATCAGAGGATGGAAAAGTGATTGAGATTGATGGAAAGGGAGGAGAGAAAAAAGTGATCCGAATAAATGGAGACAAAGACGGAGAGACCATGATTTGGAAGTCCGAGGATGGAAAAGTAATTGAGATTGATGGAGATGATGGTGAGGAAAAGGTGATCCGAATAAAAGTGGATAAGGATGGAGGCGAAAAAGGGGAAAGCATGATTTGGAAATCCGAGGATGGAAAAGTAATTGAGATTGATGGAGATAAGGTTCAAAAGAAAGAAATGGTTTTTATCCGCAAATCAGGAGATGGAGAGGGAGAACTGGACGATGAAGACATCAAGAAATTGCTCAAGGAAAAAGGAATTGACTGGGAAGAAATGAAAGCAGATGGTGCTACGATCAAGAAAAGCAGTAACATCAATGTGAGTATCAATCCCATCAATGATGAAGATAAAAAAGCCCTGGCAGGAATGGGATTAGCTGAAAAAGATTATAACGGAGGTCTGGAAATAAGTGAAATGATGATGAAAGTGGAAAGCGGAGGCCCTGTTATGATGCAAGTAGCTACTGAAGAGAGTGGGCATTTGACAGCTGTGGTGCGTGATACTGAAGGAGAAGTGATTTCAAAAACTGTTTTGAAAGAATCCTCAGACGCATACAAAATCTATCTCAATCTTGATCAGTCAGGAAGTTACTTTATCACCTTAAGTCAAGGTGGCAAGTCCCTGACGCAGAAATTAGTCATCAAAAAAGCATAA
- the rpmF gene encoding 50S ribosomal protein L32, giving the protein MAHPKRKISKTRRDKRRTHLKLKSKTYYMDPETGEPVLYHRVSLESGTYRGRQILEPKDE; this is encoded by the coding sequence ATGGCGCATCCGAAGCGAAAAATTTCCAAGACCCGCAGGGATAAAAGAAGAACTCACCTGAAGTTGAAGTCCAAGACTTATTACATGGACCCTGAAACTGGTGAGCCGGTATTGTACCACAGAGTGAGCCTGGAGAGCGGTACCTATAGAGGTCGCCAAATCCTGGAACCTAAAGACGAATAA
- a CDS encoding HNH endonuclease yields MVVRESVLVLNSDYQAITICSVERAFVLIFLDKAQMLSDNPKRKLCSINSEFKFPSIIRLRRYVQLPYKRVNLSRHNVFKRDGNRCVYCGSRENLTIDHVKPKAHGGRDSWDNLVAACQRCNAKKGSMTPEQAGLSMTHKPFRPSFVMFLSNFAGNVREDWKPYLYMS; encoded by the coding sequence ATGGTAGTTAGAGAAAGTGTATTAGTCTTGAATTCGGATTACCAGGCCATAACTATTTGTTCGGTCGAGCGTGCATTTGTCCTGATATTTCTGGACAAAGCGCAAATGTTGTCTGACAATCCGAAGCGTAAACTCTGTTCTATAAATTCAGAATTTAAATTCCCTTCAATCATTCGCCTGAGACGGTATGTTCAATTGCCTTATAAGCGCGTGAATCTTTCTCGCCATAATGTATTCAAGCGAGATGGAAACAGATGTGTCTATTGCGGAAGCAGAGAAAACCTGACGATCGATCACGTAAAACCCAAGGCACATGGAGGTAGAGACTCCTGGGACAACCTTGTTGCGGCTTGCCAGCGTTGCAATGCCAAGAAAGGAAGCATGACCCCGGAGCAAGCGGGTCTTAGCATGACCCACAAACCCTTCCGTCCGAGCTTCGTGATGTTTCTGAGTAATTTTGCCGGGAATGTACGTGAAGACTGGAAACCGTATTTGTATATGTCATGA
- a CDS encoding HAMP domain-containing sensor histidine kinase — protein sequence MALAMIGIVVLQVQQTRRAMALNEEQFNASVSQAMNEVVDRLYSESVKTKYIRVSRSRDIADREGNFQDEMKVQVNASPIDLEGGEVPKERTLRKLRNRDSITFVTENLEMIPEDSAFLIQGMESFVFVSKDSAFLDMQIEMPANPRMVDIINATLAGVHSSPVPVRDRFDSLDLDTILIESLASHGIEQSVEFLVEVPLYREILYRSSQNTLNEFMDSRHKVQLFPFQQSREKVFLHLLFPNQGFVALQEVWTQALASLIFSGIILLCFWVSVRTIFRQKQLSEMKNDFINNMTHELKTPIATISLAADALNNPKVQASDGGIGRYTGIIKEENSRMNRQVERVLQAAKFEKQEIQLRKEEVDVHALISSAVQHTRLQVLERQGKLEMDLSATKSLLVADRVHIGNILYNLLDNANKYSPEAPNIEVKTENRDGHLLIHVKDEGLGISKVDLQHIFTRFYRVSTGNLHDVKGFGLGLSYVKDIVDAHQGKIAVQSTLGKGSIFSIALPLA from the coding sequence ATGGCATTGGCTATGATAGGGATCGTAGTCTTGCAGGTACAGCAGACTCGGCGGGCCATGGCCCTCAATGAGGAGCAATTCAATGCCAGTGTGAGCCAGGCTATGAATGAGGTAGTAGATCGACTTTATAGTGAGTCGGTAAAAACCAAATACATACGTGTGAGCCGCAGTCGCGATATCGCTGACAGAGAAGGAAATTTTCAGGATGAAATGAAGGTGCAGGTCAATGCCAGTCCTATCGATTTGGAAGGAGGTGAGGTGCCGAAAGAAAGGACCTTGCGAAAGTTGCGGAATAGAGATAGCATCACTTTCGTTACGGAAAATCTGGAAATGATTCCCGAAGACTCGGCCTTCCTCATTCAGGGAATGGAATCCTTTGTCTTTGTTAGTAAGGACAGTGCATTCCTGGATATGCAGATCGAAATGCCTGCCAATCCCCGAATGGTGGATATCATCAATGCCACCTTAGCGGGTGTACATTCCAGTCCCGTACCAGTCAGAGACAGATTTGATTCCCTGGATTTGGATACCATTCTGATAGAAAGTCTGGCATCTCATGGGATTGAACAAAGCGTAGAGTTTCTGGTCGAAGTACCTCTTTACCGGGAAATCCTGTATCGCTCTTCTCAGAATACCCTGAATGAATTCATGGACTCCCGGCATAAGGTTCAGTTATTTCCTTTTCAGCAAAGCAGGGAAAAGGTTTTTTTGCATCTTCTTTTTCCCAATCAAGGTTTTGTAGCTCTTCAGGAGGTCTGGACACAGGCTTTGGCTTCTTTAATATTCTCTGGAATTATATTGCTATGTTTTTGGGTGAGTGTGCGAACCATTTTTCGTCAGAAGCAATTGTCTGAGATGAAAAATGATTTTATCAATAACATGACCCATGAACTCAAAACTCCAATCGCAACCATTTCATTGGCGGCAGATGCCCTCAATAATCCCAAGGTTCAGGCCTCAGATGGTGGGATTGGTCGCTATACGGGCATTATTAAAGAGGAAAATAGTCGAATGAATCGACAGGTGGAGCGAGTATTGCAAGCAGCGAAGTTTGAGAAGCAGGAGATTCAGTTGCGGAAAGAAGAAGTGGATGTTCACGCCCTGATTTCTTCTGCCGTACAACATACTAGACTTCAGGTCCTGGAAAGGCAAGGGAAATTGGAGATGGATCTTTCGGCTACGAAATCTTTATTGGTGGCAGATAGGGTGCATATAGGAAATATTTTGTATAACCTGCTGGACAATGCAAATAAGTATAGTCCGGAAGCTCCCAATATTGAAGTGAAAACCGAAAATCGGGATGGGCATTTACTGATCCATGTGAAGGACGAAGGTTTGGGGATCAGCAAGGTTGATTTACAACATATATTTACGCGTTTCTATCGGGTTTCCACCGGTAATTTGCACGATGTAAAAGGCTTTGGTTTGGGATTGAGCTATGTGAAGGATATTGTAGACGCACACCAAGGAAAAATTGCGGTTCAGAGTACACTCGGAAAAGGAAGTATATTCAGCATTGCGCTGCCTTTAGCATAA
- a CDS encoding response regulator transcription factor, with translation MARILLVEDEANFGAVLRDYLQMNDYNVTLVRDGEAGFEAFKSEGFDLCILDVMMPKKDGFALGNEIREINSDIPIIFLTARTMKEDVHKGFEIGADDYITKPFDSEELLYRVKAILKRAKSGDSAPQDRLPDEFSFGNFEFNYRLNTISYNGEADRLSPKEADLLRLLLVNKNDLLPRDEALKTLWGDDNYFNARSMDVFISKLRKRFKVDPNIKIENVHGKGFRMVVE, from the coding sequence ATGGCAAGGATCTTATTGGTAGAAGACGAAGCAAACTTTGGAGCTGTTCTACGAGACTACCTGCAAATGAATGACTATAATGTGACCCTCGTAAGAGATGGGGAAGCAGGATTTGAAGCCTTCAAAAGTGAAGGTTTTGACCTCTGCATTTTGGATGTGATGATGCCGAAAAAAGATGGGTTCGCATTGGGTAATGAAATACGAGAGATCAATTCAGACATACCGATTATTTTTCTCACGGCCCGCACAATGAAAGAAGATGTACACAAAGGCTTTGAGATCGGGGCAGATGACTACATTACCAAACCTTTCGATTCGGAAGAACTCCTCTATCGAGTAAAAGCGATTTTGAAAAGAGCCAAATCCGGAGATAGCGCGCCTCAGGACCGCCTGCCGGATGAATTTTCTTTTGGGAATTTTGAATTTAACTACCGCCTCAATACCATTTCATATAATGGAGAAGCAGATCGTCTTTCTCCCAAGGAAGCAGACCTACTTCGCCTCCTCCTCGTTAATAAAAATGACCTCCTTCCTCGCGATGAGGCCCTCAAAACCCTTTGGGGCGATGATAATTATTTCAATGCCCGCAGCATGGACGTCTTTATCAGCAAACTGCGAAAAAGATTTAAAGTAGATCCTAATATCAAGATCGAAAATGTCCACGGCAAGGGCTTTCGGATGGTGGTGGAGTAA
- a CDS encoding PDZ domain-containing protein, which translates to MNKIFLSLSIFLFMSSIAFSAEYQYSLSWLTPNTHTYIIEARAQSQTDSYTVFMVPAWRPGRYIMQDYSGAISHFEAWDASGNKLKWQKLNKDSWKVMHNKGGEIRIRYRYFANNRDAGSSYYGLGEAYFNPINLFMHVQGRYDDPVKLEVPELPDDWKIATALKQNGSRKSYKAASYHEFVDSPTVFAEEMKTLDFSDENCAFKLHFQGEFSGGSETEKVILEDVKKIVQEQAVLFGGYPFEEYHFIYRLLPYRMRHAVEHSNSASFALPSSVAQSPEAAKSGLMGITSHEFWHAWNVKRIRPAALWPYDYSEQQYTNLHWFTEGVTDYYTQLTLVRAGIIDEDEFLNRMSNTIRSLEGNYASQVVSPSNSSFNSWLSSSPYAHPDHRISYYTLGSRLGFMIDLEVRKRSKGSVGLDQVFQYLFKNYYQKDKGVPEDGVQEALEKLTGESWEQFFADHVHGTASIDYESLLAPMGLELELGINETSGKRALGITAAERISQGHLISRVVPGSDIYNAGVGADDLLLEVDGKKAGEVDLDEWANELKPGDEVRLSVLLGLKELKQIEFTYTGDSRAKTYSIQSKKKVKGKEVEMRKDWLETKVK; encoded by the coding sequence ATGAATAAAATCTTTCTCTCCCTCAGTATATTCCTTTTCATGTCAAGCATCGCTTTTTCGGCTGAATATCAATACAGCCTCAGCTGGCTGACTCCCAATACGCATACCTATATAATTGAAGCCCGGGCTCAAAGCCAAACGGATAGCTATACGGTATTTATGGTACCTGCCTGGCGACCGGGGAGATATATTATGCAGGATTATTCGGGGGCTATTTCTCATTTTGAAGCCTGGGATGCGTCGGGGAATAAGTTGAAATGGCAGAAGCTGAATAAGGATAGTTGGAAGGTCATGCATAATAAGGGAGGCGAAATCCGAATTCGCTATCGTTATTTCGCCAATAATCGCGATGCGGGTTCCAGTTATTATGGATTGGGGGAAGCCTATTTCAATCCCATCAATTTATTTATGCATGTGCAGGGACGCTATGATGATCCGGTTAAACTGGAAGTGCCTGAGCTGCCTGATGATTGGAAAATTGCTACGGCCTTGAAGCAAAATGGATCCAGAAAGTCCTATAAAGCCGCTTCTTATCACGAATTCGTAGATTCACCGACTGTTTTTGCGGAGGAGATGAAGACACTGGATTTTTCGGATGAAAACTGTGCCTTTAAACTTCATTTTCAGGGAGAGTTTAGTGGAGGAAGTGAGACGGAGAAAGTAATCCTGGAGGATGTGAAAAAAATCGTGCAGGAACAGGCCGTTCTATTCGGAGGATATCCTTTTGAAGAATACCATTTCATTTATCGCCTCCTCCCCTATCGGATGCGCCATGCGGTCGAACATAGCAATTCCGCCAGCTTTGCCCTGCCTTCATCGGTAGCTCAAAGTCCGGAAGCCGCAAAAAGTGGACTGATGGGAATAACCAGCCATGAGTTCTGGCATGCCTGGAATGTGAAACGAATTCGGCCTGCTGCTCTCTGGCCGTACGATTATAGTGAACAGCAATACACCAATTTGCATTGGTTTACAGAGGGCGTAACGGATTACTATACCCAATTGACTTTAGTACGAGCGGGGATTATAGATGAAGATGAGTTCTTGAATCGGATGAGCAATACCATTCGCAGTCTGGAAGGCAATTATGCTTCCCAAGTCGTATCTCCTTCCAATTCTAGTTTCAATAGCTGGTTGTCCAGCTCTCCTTATGCTCATCCGGATCATCGAATTTCTTATTATACCTTAGGAAGCCGTTTGGGCTTCATGATCGATCTTGAAGTGAGAAAGCGAAGCAAGGGGAGTGTAGGGCTTGATCAGGTATTTCAATACCTTTTTAAAAACTACTACCAAAAAGATAAAGGAGTACCAGAAGATGGGGTTCAGGAAGCCCTGGAGAAATTGACGGGCGAAAGCTGGGAGCAATTTTTTGCTGATCATGTTCATGGTACGGCTTCGATTGATTATGAATCTTTGCTGGCTCCAATGGGGCTTGAGTTAGAGCTTGGAATAAATGAGACCTCTGGGAAACGCGCGCTGGGGATTACAGCTGCCGAAAGGATTAGTCAGGGACATCTGATCAGTCGTGTGGTGCCTGGAAGTGATATTTACAATGCAGGTGTTGGGGCGGATGATTTATTGTTAGAAGTGGATGGAAAGAAAGCCGGTGAAGTAGATTTGGACGAATGGGCCAATGAATTGAAGCCCGGAGATGAAGTCCGCTTGTCGGTTTTATTGGGACTAAAAGAATTGAAGCAAATAGAATTTACCTATACAGGAGATAGCCGAGCCAAAACCTATAGTATTCAGAGTAAAAAGAAAGTAAAAGGGAAAGAAGTGGAGATGCGGAAAGATTGGCTGGAGACGAAGGTGAAGTAG
- a CDS encoding PA14 domain-containing protein codes for MKNFIPKHSKYLLLSLLLAGLYSCFQPATQHSHTRASDPWVFRSVLDEKARMITLALDSNLWVAYDAQYASLYRAWKGGVDLDGAVYTYRHGPQPTSLGNPYFQGKEQQAWKIRANGQMITPEVSYKGHRFEHGGVILSYDISHNGHKIHIEEHPEYIRTANGDHGFERNFHIEGVPEGSELILLSNLESVSMNGIQTDAHFETDQQSESIIPGEHVFSYEGKLVLGNGHSYFKVWLIDEPVQDAAVAMETEEIHPGLALIDQSDCRSCHNPNVKTIGPAYVEIAKKYPTNGQSVQSLARKVINGGSGVWGETMMTPHPQLDYKDVRSMISYILTLDGEPPYLGESGLPNSDITISDDPLSTPENQGLIASVYLFEEGPDAIPEFDPNDQAAASVIVPLVYATEDEHFRELKNAHHFYIRFSGFIDIPEDSKYDFRLSSDDGSRLMIDDKVVVDHDGLHGPDAKDGEVILSAGKHKFILDYIENSGGKAVLLEWLKRGNDEFTVVPPSAFTYDPDVFTELLPPEITEVASTPQGTPGDGYPVAGVHPSFDLETVRPDNFKPKVGGLDFLDERGDKLLVSTWDPEGSVYMLEGVQSGNPENVTVTRIAKGLAEPLGLKVVDGDIYVLQKQELTQLIDHDGDMIIDEYKTVSNEWKVSANFHEFAFGLAYQDDHFYFTLATAILPGGASANPQIPDRGKAVKVNRTTGELTFIAHGLRTPNGIGEGVKEQLFIADNQGDWLPASKIVHVKDGAWYGSRSVDFAGTANLTETLPVVWLPQDEIGNSPSQPAYLNVGPYKGQMIHGEVTHGGIKRVYVEEVEGQLQGCLFRFSQGIEAGVNRLIWGPDGSLYIGGVGNPGNWSHQGGNWYGLQRMTYNEKTAFEMLKVSAKPNGMEIEFTEALPEAMAKDPTSWNIQQWFYLPTANYGGPKMNEEQLNVNTIELSSDRKRVFLGLDGMKEGHVVYINIHAPFKSDSGQSLWSTEAWYTLNKIPASLGAGMISSVK; via the coding sequence ATGAAAAATTTCATCCCCAAACACAGCAAGTATCTGCTACTAAGTCTCCTGCTTGCTGGCCTGTATTCCTGTTTTCAACCCGCCACTCAACATAGCCATACCCGAGCAAGTGATCCCTGGGTTTTTCGTTCGGTATTAGATGAAAAGGCGCGTATGATTACGCTTGCCCTGGATTCCAATCTATGGGTCGCCTATGATGCCCAGTATGCCTCTCTTTACAGAGCCTGGAAAGGTGGAGTTGACCTGGATGGCGCCGTTTATACTTATCGACATGGTCCTCAGCCGACAAGTCTGGGAAATCCCTATTTTCAAGGGAAAGAACAGCAGGCCTGGAAGATTCGAGCAAACGGCCAAATGATAACTCCAGAAGTTTCTTATAAAGGCCATCGATTTGAGCATGGGGGAGTTATTCTCAGCTATGACATCTCTCATAATGGACATAAGATTCATATAGAAGAACATCCAGAATATATCCGCACCGCAAATGGAGATCATGGATTTGAAAGAAACTTCCATATCGAAGGTGTGCCGGAAGGAAGTGAACTCATTCTATTGAGCAATCTGGAATCTGTATCCATGAACGGTATACAGACTGATGCTCATTTTGAAACCGATCAGCAATCAGAGTCTATTATCCCCGGAGAGCATGTGTTCAGTTATGAGGGGAAACTTGTATTGGGGAATGGTCATAGCTATTTCAAAGTCTGGTTGATCGATGAACCCGTACAGGATGCAGCGGTGGCAATGGAAACAGAAGAAATTCATCCGGGTCTGGCTCTGATCGATCAAAGCGATTGTCGGAGTTGCCACAATCCCAATGTCAAAACCATCGGTCCGGCTTATGTTGAGATCGCAAAAAAATATCCTACCAATGGGCAGTCTGTCCAAAGTCTTGCCCGCAAGGTAATAAATGGAGGTAGCGGAGTCTGGGGAGAAACCATGATGACGCCACATCCTCAATTGGACTACAAAGATGTGCGTTCGATGATCTCCTATATCCTGACGTTAGATGGAGAACCTCCTTATCTGGGAGAGTCGGGATTGCCCAATTCAGATATCACCATCTCTGATGATCCATTGAGCACTCCTGAAAATCAAGGACTGATCGCCAGTGTTTATCTGTTTGAGGAAGGGCCCGACGCCATTCCTGAATTTGATCCCAATGATCAGGCAGCTGCCTCGGTCATTGTGCCCCTTGTATATGCAACAGAAGATGAGCATTTCAGAGAATTGAAAAATGCCCATCATTTTTACATTCGCTTTTCCGGTTTCATTGATATACCCGAAGATTCCAAATACGATTTCCGTTTGAGTTCGGATGATGGGTCCCGATTGATGATTGATGATAAAGTAGTTGTTGATCATGATGGTCTTCACGGACCTGATGCAAAGGATGGGGAAGTAATCCTATCAGCAGGGAAGCATAAGTTTATCCTGGATTATATTGAAAATTCCGGAGGAAAAGCCGTGCTATTGGAATGGCTGAAAAGAGGAAATGATGAATTTACGGTGGTTCCTCCCTCAGCCTTTACCTATGATCCGGACGTTTTTACGGAGCTTCTCCCACCTGAAATTACCGAAGTAGCATCAACTCCTCAGGGAACTCCTGGTGATGGCTATCCGGTAGCAGGGGTTCACCCCTCATTTGATTTGGAGACTGTTCGCCCGGATAATTTCAAACCCAAAGTAGGAGGCCTGGACTTTTTAGACGAAAGGGGAGACAAGCTCCTGGTCAGCACCTGGGATCCCGAAGGATCTGTTTATATGCTAGAAGGGGTTCAGTCTGGCAATCCTGAAAATGTAACTGTTACTCGCATTGCCAAAGGCCTTGCAGAACCACTTGGTTTGAAAGTAGTGGATGGTGATATCTACGTTCTCCAAAAACAAGAACTTACTCAATTGATCGACCATGATGGGGATATGATCATTGATGAGTATAAGACCGTTTCAAATGAATGGAAGGTCTCCGCAAATTTTCATGAATTTGCTTTCGGATTGGCCTATCAGGATGATCATTTTTATTTCACCCTGGCTACGGCTATCCTTCCGGGAGGAGCCAGCGCCAATCCCCAAATTCCGGATCGAGGCAAAGCCGTAAAAGTAAATCGCACTACCGGCGAGTTGACATTTATTGCTCATGGCTTACGTACCCCCAATGGAATTGGAGAAGGGGTAAAGGAACAATTGTTTATTGCAGATAATCAGGGAGATTGGCTGCCAGCAAGTAAAATTGTCCATGTGAAAGACGGAGCCTGGTATGGTTCGCGATCTGTGGATTTTGCTGGAACGGCAAATTTGACCGAGACCTTACCCGTTGTCTGGTTACCTCAAGATGAAATAGGCAATTCGCCTTCGCAACCTGCTTACCTGAATGTAGGTCCCTACAAGGGACAAATGATTCATGGAGAGGTGACGCATGGGGGAATCAAGCGGGTATATGTGGAAGAAGTTGAAGGTCAATTGCAAGGTTGTTTGTTCCGATTTAGCCAGGGAATTGAAGCGGGTGTGAATCGTTTGATCTGGGGACCAGATGGATCGCTCTATATTGGTGGAGTAGGGAATCCTGGAAACTGGAGTCACCAGGGCGGCAATTGGTACGGTCTTCAAAGAATGACCTACAATGAAAAAACAGCTTTCGAAATGTTGAAAGTGAGTGCCAAACCCAATGGAATGGAAATCGAGTTTACAGAAGCCCTTCCAGAAGCCATGGCAAAGGATCCTACCAGCTGGAATATCCAGCAATGGTTCTACCTCCCAACAGCAAATTATGGGGGACCCAAAATGAATGAAGAACAATTAAACGTCAATACTATTGAACTTTCATCCGACAGGAAAAGGGTATTCTTAGGACTCGATGGAATGAAAGAGGGGCATGTAGTTTATATCAACATACATGCTCCTTTCAAAAGTGATTCCGGCCAATCGTTATGGTCTACAGAGGCCTGGTACACTTTAAATAAGATACCTGCTTCTTTGGGAGCTGGAATGATTAGTTCAGTGAAATAA